A part of Myxococcales bacterium genomic DNA contains:
- a CDS encoding NAD(P)-dependent alcohol dehydrogenase: MNTKAYATNGAHLPLESFTIERREVGQKDVAIDILYCGVCHSDLHTARNEWGNTKYPCVPGHEIVGRVSAVGNETKKYKVGDIVGVGCLVDSCRVCPSCTNNLEQYCQGAGGATGTYNGLLHGEGPNTYGGYSRSIVVDEDFVLKISHHEKELAAVAPLLCAGITTYSALRHWHTGPGKKVGIAGIGGLGHVGVKLARAMGAHVVAFTTSTSKIDTAINLGAHEVVISKDEKQMAHHASSFDFILNTVAASHNLDVYVQLLKRDSTLTLVGAPAQPHPSPTAFNLIFARRSIAGSVIGEIAETQEMLDFCAAHGITADIEMISMNSINQAYERMLKGDVKYRFVIDMASL; this comes from the coding sequence ATGAACACGAAAGCATATGCCACTAATGGAGCTCACCTCCCTCTTGAGTCCTTTACAATCGAACGAAGAGAAGTTGGCCAAAAGGACGTTGCGATCGACATACTATACTGCGGTGTCTGCCATTCTGATCTTCATACCGCGCGAAACGAATGGGGAAACACAAAATATCCATGTGTTCCTGGACACGAAATAGTTGGCCGAGTGAGTGCAGTTGGCAATGAAACAAAAAAATACAAGGTGGGGGATATAGTAGGTGTTGGATGCCTTGTCGACAGTTGCCGCGTCTGCCCGTCGTGTACAAATAATTTAGAGCAATATTGTCAGGGCGCAGGAGGAGCTACTGGAACTTATAATGGGCTTTTGCATGGTGAAGGACCTAATACTTATGGTGGTTATTCCCGCTCAATCGTAGTTGATGAAGATTTTGTTCTAAAGATAAGCCATCATGAAAAAGAGCTTGCCGCCGTAGCGCCTTTACTTTGCGCAGGCATTACAACCTATTCTGCTTTACGCCATTGGCATACAGGGCCGGGAAAAAAAGTTGGCATTGCTGGTATCGGCGGTCTTGGACACGTGGGAGTTAAACTTGCTCGTGCTATGGGTGCACATGTTGTTGCTTTTACAACTTCTACATCAAAGATCGATACAGCAATTAATTTGGGAGCACATGAGGTAGTGATTTCCAAAGATGAAAAACAAATGGCGCACCATGCTTCGAGCTTTGATTTCATACTCAACACAGTAGCAGCATCCCATAATTTAGATGTATATGTACAACTATTGAAGCGTGATTCTACCTTAACCTTAGTGGGTGCTCCAGCACAGCCTCACCCCTCGCCCACTGCGTTTAATTTAATTTTTGCCCGCCGCTCTATCGCAGGATCTGTTATCGGTGAAATTGCCGAAACCCAAGAAATGCTCGATTTTTGCGCTGCACACGGAATTACTGCAGACATAGAAATGATATCGATGAACTCTATCAACCAAGCATACGAAAGAATGCTCAAAGGTGATGTAAAATATCGTTTCGTCATAGACATGGCTTCGCTTTGA
- the rho gene encoding transcription termination factor Rho: MNEEKVNRPSPPREPVRKKSRNYSSNRQERVQPEIDPAIPTLDLSALKHDKIEDLRDKVEAAGLSTESLVRKQDLVFAMLKAQTAQKGAIICEGVLETFPDGYGFLREPAYNYEPSSDDIYVAPSQIRVYGLRTGDTVRGQIRPPAEKERYYSILKIESINGVSPEEHRRKVSFENLTPLYPTEKFNLETTNNAISTRIIDILCPIGKGQRALIVAPPRTGKTVLMQEIANAITTNHPDVVLIVLLIDERPEEVTDMKRHVQGEVISSTFDEPPQRHVQVAEMVIERAKRLVENKKDVVILLDNITRLGRAYNTVVPPSGKILSGGVDSNALHKPKRFFGAARNVERGGSLTIIATALIDTGSRMDEVIFEEFKGTGNAEIVLDRKLMEKRIFPCLDINKSGTRKEELLLAPEVLNRVWILRQLVHPLNVIDSMEFLKSRIKDTKSNADFIASMSR, from the coding sequence ATGAACGAAGAAAAAGTTAATCGCCCTTCTCCTCCACGCGAACCAGTTAGGAAGAAATCTCGTAATTATTCTTCTAATCGCCAGGAAAGAGTTCAGCCAGAAATTGACCCTGCTATTCCTACATTGGATCTATCAGCTCTCAAACATGACAAGATCGAAGATCTTAGAGACAAAGTTGAAGCAGCAGGACTCTCTACCGAAAGTTTGGTGCGTAAACAGGATCTTGTTTTTGCTATGCTCAAGGCGCAAACAGCCCAGAAGGGTGCCATCATTTGCGAAGGTGTTTTAGAAACCTTTCCCGATGGTTATGGCTTTTTGCGTGAACCAGCTTACAATTATGAGCCGTCAAGCGATGATATCTATGTTGCTCCCTCGCAAATTAGAGTCTATGGCCTCAGAACTGGCGATACCGTCCGTGGACAAATCCGTCCACCAGCCGAAAAAGAGCGCTATTACTCAATATTAAAGATAGAGTCTATCAATGGCGTCTCTCCAGAAGAACACCGAAGAAAAGTTTCCTTCGAAAATCTCACACCGCTATATCCCACTGAAAAATTTAATCTTGAAACTACCAATAATGCCATATCTACCAGAATTATCGATATTTTGTGCCCAATCGGAAAGGGACAAAGAGCATTAATTGTTGCTCCGCCACGAACTGGTAAAACAGTATTGATGCAAGAAATTGCTAACGCTATTACCACCAATCATCCTGATGTTGTTTTGATCGTCTTACTCATCGATGAACGTCCAGAAGAAGTAACCGATATGAAGCGTCACGTTCAAGGCGAAGTGATTTCTTCTACTTTTGATGAGCCTCCTCAACGCCATGTTCAAGTTGCGGAAATGGTCATCGAGCGAGCTAAACGCTTGGTTGAAAATAAAAAAGATGTTGTTATTCTTTTGGATAATATTACCCGCTTAGGCCGCGCCTATAACACCGTTGTTCCTCCGAGCGGCAAAATTTTATCAGGTGGCGTAGATTCCAATGCACTTCATAAACCTAAGCGTTTTTTTGGTGCTGCGCGTAACGTTGAGCGCGGAGGCTCGTTGACCATCATCGCTACCGCATTGATCGACACTGGTAGCCGTATGGATGAAGTTATCTTTGAAGAGTTCAAAGGTACAGGTAACGCCGAAATTGTTCTTGATCGAAAGCTTATGGAAAAACGTATTTTCCCTTGCCTCGACATCAACAAATCAGGCACTAGAAAGGAAGAACTATTGCTAGCTCCTGAGGTATTAAACCGTGTTTGGATTTTAAGACAGCTCGTCCATCCGTTGAACGTCATTGACTCGATGGAATTTTTGAAGAGCCGTATCAAAGATACCAAATCTAATGCTGACTTTATTGCCTCCATGAGTCGTTAA
- a CDS encoding spore coat protein U domain-containing protein, whose protein sequence is MFTKLLAKISADVALRASISFMLTCFMGQAIHAATDSTTMNVTATVQATCVFDSIVDSGFGNISGLFTADADISSGSISVQCTNLAGYSIGIDNGSNFLVNRRMAFSGNFINYELYQDSGYTQVWGDISSGNEKLLQVGDGAVQAHTVYARIPSGQSPAGAGSYSDQVTVTVNF, encoded by the coding sequence ATGTTTACCAAGTTGCTTGCGAAAATTAGTGCCGATGTAGCATTGAGAGCTAGCATAAGTTTTATGCTTACGTGTTTTATGGGGCAGGCGATTCATGCTGCGACCGATTCAACAACTATGAATGTGACGGCAACCGTACAGGCCACCTGTGTATTTGATTCTATTGTAGATTCTGGTTTTGGCAATATTTCAGGACTATTTACTGCAGATGCGGATATTTCTTCTGGTTCAATCAGTGTTCAATGTACCAATTTGGCTGGCTATTCGATTGGCATTGATAATGGGAGTAATTTTTTGGTAAATCGTCGAATGGCATTTAGTGGAAATTTTATTAATTATGAACTCTATCAAGATTCTGGATATACCCAGGTTTGGGGGGATATTAGTTCGGGTAATGAGAAATTACTGCAAGTGGGGGATGGAGCAGTACAAGCTCATACAGTGTATGCAAGAATTCCTTCAGGACAAAGTCCAGCTGGTGCAGGTTCTTATTCTGATCAGGTCACAGTGACTGTAAATTTTTAA
- a CDS encoding spore coat protein U domain-containing protein: MLRAHSNIIFISIIILLSSKVVFSTCNGTAPCTCTIATTNMPFGNYQFSTASPTDSQATVTVSCSSGGLSDLSASYTISGGFDGNPPTQRYMSGPSSSQLLYNLYTDINHTNIFGDGLNGTSTVSGSCSQTCPIIIVCGPRSCSSDHIIYGRIPASQTVTAGSYSQTIQVTVTF, from the coding sequence ATGTTACGTGCACATTCTAATATTATTTTCATCTCGATCATAATCTTACTATCGAGCAAAGTAGTTTTTTCAACTTGCAACGGAACCGCCCCTTGTACCTGTACCATTGCTACTACCAATATGCCTTTTGGAAACTATCAATTTTCAACTGCTAGCCCCACAGATAGCCAAGCTACCGTTACAGTATCATGCAGCAGTGGTGGACTCTCTGATTTGTCAGCGAGCTATACCATTAGTGGTGGATTTGATGGCAATCCCCCCACTCAAAGATATATGAGCGGACCAAGTTCATCGCAATTATTATACAATTTGTATACAGATATAAATCACACCAATATATTTGGTGATGGCCTCAATGGAACTTCCACCGTAAGTGGATCCTGTTCGCAGACTTGCCCCATAATAATTGTTTGTGGCCCTCGTAGCTGCAGTTCAGACCACATTATTTACGGGCGCATTCCAGCATCACAAACGGTCACCGCTGGCAGTTATAGCCAAACCATCCAAGTTACGGTCACTTTTTAA
- a CDS encoding fimbrial biogenesis outer membrane usher protein, whose product MFVRIFFTLFISFNTAGLCKSNDATQQLYLDVYANQNKIDGVHEILDQNHDYWIKHDLINLLHLQSDILSSKLINNESLYLLPKDIKKELSMSDLSLRLEIPSKYLTTNRIDFQAPSVEVNDLTYAFYWNHHLSLHHAINTNNISFESAHHPVFATPFGALSNQFSTTNGTYNNIVRLETSYNLDLYKNNMRLIVGDYATDAPSWGGLFACGGLKIVKNFSFQSGFLSYPTTELSGVAHMPGSAEIWINENLRHKNNLDTGKFILDNLNLPSGAQSGKLIVKDKSGIASVIPFSYFADPEILKPGLSAFSYSFGFLRKDYGVKSFSYGEPIFIGNHKIGVADFWTPSFYSLIGRTLFSLGAENRFRLFDFGSAAIALGLGMREKNSGYLVAAEFNLRKFDIYWSSRGVLVSKDFPSSPLKKINKQKLRISSAFRLNKTYLQHSSINYLFSRGEDDDYHSIGLKQALFLDGNLNLHLSSTYNFNQNNFDFFLYFSYTPANRHSMSLGVQKNDGSYSSAASYYKSADNNRNNRLSYALMAQFERKIMGHGNIGFGNNYMRSRLDVQASKESLSYLGQFDGSFGVIENQFFYSKPIEKGITLINIPMQKEIEIYKDNSVYLGQTNADGHLILSDLPPYQPTRLSINSKNLDSHIEIEDLNKNSIFVPGYKSAHRVDFLVKTVRHVLFRLVINGKAALAGTRIYSNDGSESGFVANDGLVYLNVPSSLSTYSGKLTEPKCGFEIKLPKKSQDILEDLGNVTCTF is encoded by the coding sequence ATGTTTGTAAGAATATTTTTTACACTATTTATTTCATTTAACACCGCAGGGCTCTGCAAAAGTAACGATGCCACCCAACAGCTTTATCTTGATGTTTATGCAAACCAAAACAAGATAGATGGAGTGCATGAAATACTTGATCAAAATCATGATTACTGGATCAAACATGACTTAATAAATTTACTACACTTACAATCAGATATTCTTAGCAGTAAATTAATTAATAATGAATCTCTCTATTTGCTTCCAAAGGACATTAAAAAAGAGCTTTCCATGTCTGATCTTAGTTTGCGACTAGAAATACCATCAAAATATTTAACCACAAATAGAATTGATTTTCAGGCGCCAAGTGTTGAAGTCAACGATCTCACTTACGCTTTTTACTGGAATCATCACCTAAGCCTGCATCACGCTATAAACACAAATAATATTTCTTTTGAAAGCGCCCATCACCCAGTTTTTGCCACTCCATTTGGCGCTCTTTCTAATCAATTTAGTACGACTAACGGTACTTATAACAATATTGTTCGGCTCGAGACTTCGTATAATCTAGATCTCTATAAAAATAATATGCGACTCATCGTTGGCGATTATGCCACTGATGCGCCAAGTTGGGGCGGGCTTTTTGCTTGCGGTGGTTTAAAAATTGTTAAAAATTTTTCATTTCAGAGCGGCTTTTTAAGTTATCCCACCACAGAGCTTTCTGGAGTGGCACATATGCCAGGAAGCGCAGAAATTTGGATCAATGAAAATCTCAGACATAAAAATAATTTAGATACAGGGAAATTTATTCTAGATAATTTAAATTTACCTAGCGGCGCGCAGAGCGGAAAGCTCATAGTTAAAGATAAATCAGGAATTGCCAGCGTTATTCCCTTTTCATATTTTGCTGATCCAGAAATTTTAAAGCCAGGTCTTTCTGCTTTCAGCTATAGCTTTGGCTTTTTGCGAAAAGACTACGGCGTTAAAAGTTTTTCATATGGTGAACCCATTTTCATTGGCAACCACAAAATTGGAGTAGCAGATTTTTGGACCCCCTCATTCTATTCTTTAATTGGGAGGACTCTTTTTTCTTTAGGGGCAGAAAATCGTTTTAGACTATTTGATTTTGGTTCCGCAGCGATAGCTTTGGGCTTGGGGATGAGGGAAAAAAACTCTGGTTATCTTGTTGCAGCTGAATTCAACCTGAGAAAATTTGACATTTACTGGAGCTCAAGAGGAGTTTTGGTATCCAAAGATTTCCCCTCCTCCCCTTTAAAAAAAATTAACAAACAAAAATTGAGAATTTCAAGTGCATTTCGCCTCAACAAAACTTACCTGCAGCACTCTTCCATAAATTATTTATTTAGCCGTGGTGAGGATGATGATTATCATTCTATCGGCCTTAAACAAGCTCTCTTTTTGGATGGAAATTTAAATCTACACTTAAGCAGCACCTATAACTTCAACCAAAATAATTTTGACTTTTTTTTGTATTTTTCATACACGCCCGCGAACCGGCACTCTATGTCTCTAGGAGTACAAAAAAATGATGGCAGTTATTCATCAGCAGCAAGTTATTATAAAAGCGCCGATAATAATCGAAATAATCGCCTATCATATGCCTTGATGGCCCAATTTGAACGCAAGATTATGGGACATGGAAATATTGGCTTTGGCAATAATTACATGCGCAGCAGGCTTGATGTTCAAGCCAGTAAAGAATCACTCTCATACTTGGGACAATTTGATGGCTCTTTTGGCGTCATTGAAAATCAATTTTTTTATTCGAAACCAATTGAAAAAGGCATTACGCTCATAAATATCCCCATGCAAAAAGAGATTGAAATCTATAAAGACAACTCAGTATATCTCGGCCAAACCAATGCAGATGGGCACCTAATCCTAAGCGACTTACCCCCTTATCAACCTACCAGGCTTAGCATTAATTCAAAAAATCTTGACTCTCATATTGAAATCGAAGACCTCAATAAAAATTCTATTTTTGTGCCTGGATATAAATCAGCGCACCGAGTAGATTTTTTGGTAAAAACAGTTCGACATGTTTTATTTCGCTTAGTTATCAACGGGAAAGCCGCTCTTGCAGGCACAAGGATTTACTCAAATGATGGCAGTGAAAGTGGGTTTGTGGCCAATGATGGTTTGGTATATCTCAATGTTCCTTCTTCTCTATCAACCTACTCAGGCAAACTGACTGAACCGAAATGCGGATTTGAAATAAAGCTTCCTAAAAAATCACAAGATATTTTAGAGGATTTAGGTAATGTTACGTGCACATTCTAA
- a CDS encoding molecular chaperone: MRKIKLFMSKLWPSFILAFNLHGKIAISPTKIDLSPKNSIQEMSLENKGNEDVFFEASLKRWSQKNGQDIYEDTKDILILPVTAKISAQSKQKFRIILSTKADLQKEASYRVYFNQISNNKKNKNGFIFNLKISIPLFIYADNFKFDEQLQWKAIIQKDKKQIELTLSNNSNKHIVLENLTTTNISPMSFKELRYILPGSFYSWEIPLKNDATPKNLTIDYSSSNQKNSISIPIIKSEIK, encoded by the coding sequence ATGAGAAAGATAAAATTATTCATGAGCAAACTGTGGCCCAGCTTTATATTAGCATTCAATCTTCATGGAAAAATTGCTATAAGCCCAACAAAAATTGATCTATCTCCCAAAAACTCTATCCAAGAGATGAGCTTAGAAAACAAAGGTAATGAAGATGTTTTCTTTGAGGCCTCACTTAAGCGTTGGAGCCAAAAAAATGGACAAGATATATATGAAGATACCAAGGATATATTGATATTGCCGGTTACTGCTAAGATTTCAGCCCAATCAAAACAAAAATTTAGAATTATATTAAGCACTAAAGCTGATCTACAAAAAGAAGCCTCTTATAGAGTTTATTTCAATCAAATTTCAAACAACAAAAAAAATAAAAATGGATTTATATTTAACCTAAAAATAAGCATTCCTCTATTTATTTATGCTGATAATTTTAAATTTGATGAGCAGCTTCAATGGAAAGCCATCATCCAAAAGGATAAAAAACAAATAGAATTAACATTAAGCAATAATTCAAATAAACACATAGTACTTGAGAACCTAACGACGACTAATATAAGCCCTATGAGCTTTAAGGAATTGCGTTATATTTTACCGGGAAGCTTTTATTCTTGGGAAATACCTTTAAAAAATGATGCAACTCCTAAAAACCTAACGATAGATTATTCATCGTCTAACCAAAAAAACTCCATTTCTATCCCAATAATAAAAAGTGAAATAAAATAA
- a CDS encoding NADH:flavin oxidoreductase/NADH oxidase family protein: MQKSMKLALPLHLACGVKIKNRIAKSAMSEDMADTNHSPTKNLCTLYQRWAQGGAGLLISGNIMVNSNALGEPNNVVIEKGLDNLEALKAWAEAGTKNSTQFWVQLNHPGKQSPRFLSKKPMAPSAIGYASPLSNFFNAPRAMNEEEIYDTIERFAYAAELCKKAQFGGVQIHGAHGYLLSQFLSPIHNQRSDSFGGSLENRMRFAIKVYRAIRHAVGNDFPVGIKLNSADFQKGGFSEEESMEVVKRLSEEGIDLLEISGGTYESPKMMMGSEANESTIKREAYFLEYCAKVRSLIKTPIMLTGGFRTAQAMNNALEWGACDLIGLARSLALDPDFANNLLLQKNSQSMVRPIKSGIRAFDKRAPLEIFWYTAQLKRMGLGKKPNPNASPLWVLLSNLMQSGWHGLRRVRASK; encoded by the coding sequence ATGCAAAAAAGCATGAAATTAGCTCTTCCCTTACATCTAGCGTGCGGAGTTAAAATAAAAAACCGCATCGCCAAATCAGCTATGAGCGAAGACATGGCTGATACAAATCATTCTCCCACAAAAAATCTCTGCACCCTATATCAACGCTGGGCTCAAGGAGGAGCTGGTCTTCTCATCAGCGGAAATATCATGGTTAACTCCAATGCCTTGGGTGAGCCCAACAATGTCGTTATAGAAAAAGGCCTTGATAATTTGGAAGCTCTAAAAGCATGGGCTGAAGCCGGCACAAAAAATAGCACTCAGTTTTGGGTGCAACTTAATCACCCAGGCAAACAAAGCCCACGATTTCTTTCCAAAAAACCTATGGCTCCTTCTGCCATTGGTTACGCTTCTCCTCTCTCTAATTTTTTTAATGCCCCCCGAGCAATGAACGAAGAAGAAATTTATGACACTATTGAACGCTTTGCCTATGCCGCAGAACTGTGCAAAAAAGCCCAGTTTGGCGGCGTTCAGATTCATGGAGCACACGGTTATTTGCTTAGTCAATTTTTATCTCCCATTCATAATCAACGCAGCGATTCTTTTGGGGGAAGTTTAGAAAATCGCATGCGCTTTGCAATTAAAGTTTATAGAGCCATTCGTCATGCTGTAGGAAATGATTTTCCAGTGGGAATAAAATTAAATTCAGCGGATTTTCAAAAAGGTGGATTTAGTGAAGAAGAATCCATGGAAGTAGTAAAAAGATTATCTGAAGAAGGAATCGATCTTTTAGAAATTTCTGGTGGGACCTATGAATCCCCAAAAATGATGATGGGTTCCGAAGCGAATGAAAGCACAATAAAAAGAGAAGCTTATTTTTTAGAGTATTGCGCAAAGGTAAGAAGCCTTATTAAAACCCCAATCATGTTAACAGGCGGTTTTAGAACAGCTCAAGCCATGAATAACGCATTAGAATGGGGCGCTTGTGATCTTATTGGGCTTGCGCGCAGCCTTGCTCTTGATCCAGACTTTGCCAATAATTTATTACTGCAAAAGAACAGCCAAAGCATGGTTCGTCCAATAAAATCTGGTATCAGAGCTTTTGACAAAAGAGCACCATTGGAAATTTTTTGGTATACAGCTCAGCTTAAAAGAATGGGGCTTGGAAAAAAGCCAAACCCTAACGCAAGCCCTTTGTGGGTTTTGTTATCTAATCTCATGCAAAGCGGATGGCATGGATTAAGACGAGTACGAGCCTCTAAATAA
- a CDS encoding nuclear transport factor 2 family protein, translating to MMKIKVDYHTIENELKQLVHNWIRAYQTKDIKLMKQILSDNKKSFSFGTGADEKIEGLDGMLLQLKRDWSQCEDSTLELLSFRCDNFGESCAWIACEILPSIKICGQYQSFPPLRATMVTAKENGSYKIVHSHASWPHQNQKPDQSFPRLK from the coding sequence ATGATGAAAATAAAAGTTGACTATCACACAATAGAAAACGAGCTAAAACAGTTGGTACATAATTGGATAAGGGCTTATCAAACCAAAGATATAAAACTCATGAAACAAATTCTCTCTGATAATAAAAAATCTTTCTCATTTGGCACTGGAGCAGATGAAAAAATAGAGGGCCTAGACGGAATGCTATTGCAGCTTAAAAGAGACTGGTCTCAATGTGAGGATAGCACGCTTGAACTACTTAGTTTTCGTTGTGATAATTTTGGCGAATCGTGTGCATGGATTGCTTGCGAAATACTTCCAAGCATAAAAATTTGTGGTCAATATCAGAGTTTTCCTCCACTAAGAGCGACTATGGTAACTGCAAAAGAAAATGGCAGTTATAAAATCGTACACAGCCATGCCTCATGGCCTCATCAAAATCAAAAGCCAGACCAATCTTTTCCCCGGTTAAAGTAA
- a CDS encoding helix-turn-helix transcriptional regulator has product MHFSIDNFFMDAQKDVKSIAQNFFKKSGLNYFQYSSVFKDDRHFFLVTHGDFVSARIRAKRRILSHITKELLHKNLYMFLWNESLPQDDTNMAREYGIDNGLCFVERFKEHYNLIAFAAPLGYPIHNFYLNNIGEMIRFIREFEHRGKVLLEQAQKNKFWIPERLNDVNRSAIFAKAKNKTIVLNGLSFSLSRQELACLTLLSKGFSMQGISSSLTISPRTVETYLNRIKDKTGLSKKQELVELFYDEML; this is encoded by the coding sequence ATGCATTTTTCTATTGATAATTTTTTTATGGATGCGCAAAAAGATGTGAAAAGCATTGCCCAAAATTTTTTTAAAAAGTCAGGTCTCAATTATTTTCAATACTCAAGTGTATTCAAAGATGATCGCCATTTTTTTTTGGTAACTCACGGCGATTTTGTTTCAGCTCGAATTAGGGCAAAGCGCAGAATTTTATCTCATATCACGAAAGAACTTTTGCATAAAAACCTCTATATGTTCTTGTGGAATGAATCACTGCCCCAGGATGACACTAATATGGCACGGGAATATGGCATCGATAATGGCTTGTGTTTTGTTGAGCGCTTTAAAGAACATTACAATTTGATCGCTTTTGCTGCTCCCCTTGGGTATCCAATACATAATTTTTACCTCAACAATATTGGGGAAATGATTAGATTTATCCGAGAGTTTGAGCATAGAGGAAAAGTTTTGTTAGAACAGGCTCAAAAAAATAAATTTTGGATTCCTGAGCGACTTAATGATGTGAACCGAAGTGCTATTTTTGCCAAAGCAAAAAATAAAACTATTGTTTTAAATGGCCTGAGTTTTAGTCTTTCCAGGCAGGAGCTTGCTTGCTTAACATTATTGTCGAAAGGTTTTAGCATGCAGGGGATATCTTCGAGTTTAACTATTTCACCTCGAACGGTAGAAACCTACCTCAATCGCATAAAAGATAAGACTGGTCTTAGCAAAAAACAGGAATTAGTTGAATTGTTTTATGATGAAATGCTTTAA
- a CDS encoding septal ring lytic transglycosylase RlpA family protein: MLFLSSCASSLHSKKVIRQQQSTQRSQTNNKSCHFKYKVKNKRYCVLKNAHNFQQTGVASWYGPKFHGKKTASGQIYNQNKLTAAHKNLPFGTRVRVLNLRTKQSVIVTINDRGPFHGGRIIDLSKRAAKLINMSGTDRVHVKAL; this comes from the coding sequence ATGCTCTTCTTAAGCTCATGCGCAAGCAGCTTACACAGCAAAAAAGTTATTCGGCAACAGCAAAGTACTCAGCGTTCTCAAACAAACAATAAAAGTTGTCATTTTAAATACAAGGTAAAAAATAAACGCTACTGCGTATTAAAAAACGCACATAATTTCCAACAAACCGGCGTAGCCTCATGGTATGGTCCCAAATTTCACGGCAAAAAAACCGCGAGCGGACAAATCTACAATCAGAATAAATTGACTGCAGCTCACAAAAATTTGCCTTTTGGCACTCGTGTAAGAGTTTTGAACTTACGCACAAAGCAATCAGTTATCGTCACCATAAACGATCGTGGTCCCTTCCATGGTGGCCGTATTATTGATCTTTCAAAACGAGCTGCAAAACTTATCAACATGTCGGGCACTGATCGCGTACACGTCAAAGCGCTTTAA